CGCACTTGGCCGCCCACTACCGGGTCGTCGCGATGTCCAGCCGCCTGGTCTCGGCGCGCCCGGACGGCGACCAGCACCCGAAGGTCTACGCCGAGGACGTCCTCGGCCTCATCGAGGCGCTCTTCGACGAGCCGCCGGTCGTGTTCGCCTTCAGCGCCGGCGCGATCACCACTCTTGACCTGCTGACCCGCCACCCCGACCGCCTCCGCCTCGCGGTCGTCCACGAGCCCCCGGTGCTGAACCTGCTGCCGGACGCCGGACGCCACCGCGACGCGTTCGAAGCGGTCCGGGCGGCCGCACGCGCCGGGGACCTGGACGAAGCGGGCCGGCTCATGACCGAAGCGATGACCGCGCCGGGGCCTGGCGGCGACTCGCCGGACCTGCGCCACGACGGCGACTGGCTCGACGGCTACGCCGGGACGAGCGCCGA
The sequence above is a segment of the Amycolatopsis viridis genome. Coding sequences within it:
- a CDS encoding alpha/beta fold hydrolase, with the protein product MCITLGDIAIDYRERGDGPPLLLLPGGAGHAGVLDELTAHLAAHYRVVAMSSRLVSARPDGDQHPKVYAEDVLGLIEALFDEPPVVFAFSAGAITTLDLLTRHPDRLRLAVVHEPPVLNLLPDAGRHRDAFEAVRAAARAGDLDEAGRLMTEAMTAPGPGGDSPDLRHDGDWLDGYAGTSAEPPTPELLELFAHLRELQPLFLEHVLVPFTSTEVDLDALGAVGSRLVPAAGIDSRGQLPYRAAAALATGLGLPLTEFPGGHLGSVERPAQFARALTALVEARRV